The following are from one region of the Ochotona princeps isolate mOchPri1 chromosome 15, mOchPri1.hap1, whole genome shotgun sequence genome:
- the SHISA8 gene encoding protein shisa-8, which yields MERAGTPGLRLALGLALPLLLARPPSGRAGAPEAPEPEAPGTAAPVGGDRCRGYYDVMGQWDPPFNCSSGAYSFCCGTCGYRFCCHDGPRRLDQSRCSNYDTPAWVQTGRPPARARDTAAPRDPARERSHTAVYAVCGVAALLVLVGIGVRLGLERAHSPRARRTVTRTLTELLKQPGPQEPLPPPLGPPLGSCVQVQMGDSLPRSSAHDSTDKNRLNNAPLGSATPGPPRGPRLQLDYAKYAKVTETTSQDFYQRFPAREQAPRTLPARAPRPPEDLPARLDACPWAPPGYAPPVVPAPSGPYVAWTAGRARPCPRGHLAVQASSAARRPGHAPRRHFSVEKLPEALGPQPPGLYSGASRGPRHLSTNSKSEVTV from the exons ATGGAGCGGGCAGGGACGCCGGGGCTCCGGCTTGCGCTCGGTCTGgcgttgccgctgctgctggcgcGGCCGCCGTCGGGCCGCGCGGGGGCCCCCGAGGCGCCGGAGCCCGAGGCGCCGGGCACAGCGGCCCCGGTTGGGGGCGACCGCTGCCGCGGCTACTACGACGTGATGGGCCAGTGGGACCCGCCTTTCAACTGCAGCTCaggcgcctacagcttttgctgCGGCACGTGCGGCTACCGCTTCTGCTGCCACGACGGGCCGCGGCGCCTGGACCAGAGCCGCTGCTCCAACTACGACACGCCCGCCTGGGTGCAGACCGGCCGGCCGCCTGCCCGCGCCCGCGACACCGCCGCGCCCCGGGACCCGGCCCGCGAGCGCAGCCACACCGCCGTCTACGCAGTTTGCGGCGTCGCTGCGCTGCTCGTGCTGGTCGGCATCGGAGTGCGCCTGGGCCTGGAACGGGCGCACAGCCCGCGCGCCCGGCGCACGGTGACCAG GACACTGACAGAACTTCTGAAGCAGCCAGGTCCCCAGGAGCCACTGCCTCCACCCCTGGGCCCGCCTCTGGGGAGCTGTGTCCAGGTGCAGATGGGAGACAGCCTTCCCCGGAGTTCTGCCCACGACAGCACAG acaAGAACCGCCTCAACAACGCACCCCTGGGGTCTGCTACCCCGGGACCCCCACGCGGCCCCCGGCTGCAGCTGGACTACGCCAAATATGCCAAGGTCACAG AGACCACCTCGCAGGACTTCTACCAGCGTTTTCCCGCACGGGAGCAGGCTCCGCGGACGCTTCCGGCGCGGGCTCCGCGGCCACCGGAGGACCTGCCCGCTCGGCTGGACGCCTGCCCCTGGGCCCCGCCGGGCTACGCGCCCCCTGTCGTCCCGGCTCCTTCGGGCCCCTACGTGGCCTGGACCGCGGGCCGCGCCCGGCCCTGCCCGCGCGGCCACCTGGCCGTGCAGGCCTCCTCCGCGGCCCGGCGGCCGGGCCATGCCCCTCGGCGCCACTTCAGCGTGGAGAAGCTGCCTGAAGCCTTGGGCCCGCAGCCTCCTGGCCTTTACAGCGGTGCGAGCCGCGGCCCGAGGCACCTGAGCACCAACAGCAAATCCGAGGTCACCGTGTGA